A single window of Arcobacter venerupis DNA harbors:
- the arsC gene encoding arsenate reductase (glutaredoxin) (This arsenate reductase requires both glutathione and glutaredoxin to convert arsenate to arsenite, after which the efflux transporter formed by ArsA and ArsB can extrude the arsenite from the cell, providing resistance.): MQNIQIWHNPKCSKSRAAMELLENKNINANVVKYLEQTPSKEQIKDVLKKLNIQAKELLRSGEDIYKELKLKEIDDEDKLIDFMVEHPILIERPIIIKGDIAVIARPIENLEELLK, encoded by the coding sequence ATGCAAAACATTCAAATCTGGCATAATCCTAAATGTTCAAAATCAAGAGCAGCTATGGAGTTATTAGAAAACAAAAATATAAATGCAAATGTTGTTAAATATTTAGAACAAACTCCATCAAAAGAGCAAATAAAAGATGTTTTAAAAAAACTTAACATCCAAGCAAAAGAACTTCTCAGATCTGGTGAAGATATATACAAAGAGCTAAAATTAAAAGAGATAGATGATGAAGATAAATTAATTGATTTTATGGTTGAACATCCAATTTTGATTGAGCGACCAATTATCATCAAAGGAGATATTGCTGTGATTGCAAGACCTATTGAAAATCTAGAAGAACTACTTAAATGA
- a CDS encoding GMC family oxidoreductase — translation MMYDVCVIGSGAGAGPIIYELSKQGLKICVLEKGDIYNEKDFSKDELVVRRPIYTPNLKDEYHTIEEKRENEWVKFPTYESGWSFWNGNLLGGSSNFMSGYFHRLKPNDFKLASTYGIPKNSNIVDWPISYDEMEAYYTKVEELVGVSGEVQKYEFSEPRSTKDFPYEALQENKIVNLIDKACDELNYKSIKTPRAIISSAKGHRNPCYYSNYCGSYPCSSGAKGSSRASLIKDALLTNNVEIIANAFVVKLNTSKDKKINSATYLTKEGRKKEVKAKLFVVAAQSVETSRLLLNSKDENFPKGLANNSGNVGKNFLSSSGGIVSATFDETNMNLKDLQEAGLFVNRSLLDWYYTKEFKTGTIDILFEHANPIRRASFLRWNESELLIGEELQNKIFETFTKTRTLNMEIFVDWTPNDDSFVSVDEKYKDKYGIPVANIRIGSHEQDLRASKFLEEKAIKLFEKMGGKKIISDISPLPSSNLLAGGCRFGNDSKTSVLNKYCQAHEVSNLFVTDASFMPTGGSVPFTWTIYANSFRVADYIKNNWKNLIT, via the coding sequence ATGATGTATGATGTTTGTGTTATTGGAAGCGGAGCAGGTGCTGGTCCAATTATTTATGAATTAAGTAAACAAGGTCTGAAAATTTGTGTTTTAGAAAAAGGTGACATTTATAATGAAAAAGATTTTTCAAAGGATGAGTTAGTCGTAAGGCGTCCTATTTATACACCAAATCTAAAAGATGAATATCACACAATTGAAGAAAAAAGAGAAAATGAGTGGGTGAAATTTCCAACTTATGAGAGTGGTTGGAGTTTTTGGAATGGTAACCTTTTAGGTGGTTCCTCAAATTTTATGAGTGGATATTTTCATAGACTTAAACCAAATGACTTTAAATTAGCTTCAACTTATGGAATTCCTAAAAATTCAAACATTGTTGATTGGCCAATTTCCTATGATGAAATGGAAGCTTATTATACAAAAGTTGAAGAACTGGTGGGGGTTTCAGGAGAAGTTCAAAAATATGAATTTTCTGAGCCAAGAAGTACAAAAGATTTTCCTTATGAAGCATTACAAGAGAATAAAATCGTAAATTTAATAGATAAAGCTTGCGATGAGTTAAATTATAAAAGTATTAAAACACCAAGAGCAATAATTTCAAGTGCAAAAGGGCATAGAAATCCTTGTTATTACTCAAATTATTGTGGTTCATACCCTTGTTCAAGTGGTGCAAAGGGAAGTTCACGAGCTAGTTTGATAAAAGATGCACTTTTAACAAATAATGTAGAAATTATTGCAAATGCCTTTGTAGTTAAACTAAATACTTCAAAAGACAAAAAAATAAATAGTGCCACCTATTTAACAAAAGAGGGAAGAAAAAAAGAGGTAAAAGCAAAACTTTTTGTAGTTGCTGCTCAATCTGTGGAGACTTCAAGACTTTTATTAAATTCAAAAGATGAAAATTTCCCCAAAGGGCTTGCAAATAATAGTGGAAATGTGGGAAAAAACTTTCTTTCAAGTAGTGGTGGAATTGTAAGTGCCACTTTTGATGAAACAAATATGAATTTAAAAGATTTACAAGAAGCAGGATTATTTGTAAATAGAAGTTTACTTGATTGGTATTATACAAAAGAGTTTAAAACAGGAACAATAGATATTCTTTTTGAACATGCAAATCCAATAAGAAGAGCTTCATTTTTACGATGGAACGAGAGTGAATTATTAATCGGTGAAGAGCTACAAAATAAAATCTTTGAAACTTTTACAAAAACTAGAACTCTAAATATGGAAATTTTTGTCGATTGGACACCAAATGATGACTCTTTTGTAAGTGTTGATGAAAAATATAAAGATAAATATGGGATTCCAGTTGCAAATATTAGAATTGGTAGTCATGAACAAGATTTAAGAGCTTCTAAATTTTTAGAAGAAAAAGCAATAAAGTTATTTGAAAAAATGGGTGGAAAAAAGATAATATCAGATATTTCACCACTTCCATCATCAAACTTATTAGCTGGTGGTTGCAGATTTGGAAATGATTCTAAAACTTCAGTTTTAAACAAATATTGTCAAGCCCATGAAGTATCTAATCTTTTTGTAACTGATGCTAGTTTTATGCCAACAGGTGGAAGTGTACCGTTTACATGGACAATTTATGCAAATTCTTTTAGAGTTGCTGATTATATTAAAAATAATTGGAAAAATTTAATAACTTGA
- a CDS encoding gluconate 2-dehydrogenase subunit 3 family protein, which produces MPKYNIIYMIATQIFRYNFSMKRRNFIKFTTISAILFSSNIAFAKNIPSKTLMLLDEILNIIFPKTSLMPSAKEFKAVEYLVQNISNKTFDDEDKTLVLQGSKDFLSAFPDFLNLSQEKKRTLIFNVAKNNEYAKSWISKLSYYGIEAMFSDPIYGGNFNQIAWNSVNHSIGIPRPLKTYGQKI; this is translated from the coding sequence ATGCCAAAGTATAACATAATCTACATGATTGCTACACAAATATTTAGATACAATTTTTCCATGAAAAGAAGAAACTTTATAAAATTTACAACAATAAGTGCAATTTTATTTTCAAGTAATATTGCATTTGCCAAAAATATTCCATCTAAAACTTTGATGCTCTTAGATGAAATTTTAAATATCATATTTCCAAAAACTTCTTTGATGCCAAGCGCAAAAGAGTTTAAAGCAGTAGAATATTTAGTACAAAACATTTCTAATAAAACTTTTGATGATGAAGATAAAACTTTGGTTTTACAAGGTTCAAAAGATTTTCTTAGTGCTTTTCCAGATTTTTTAAATTTGTCACAAGAGAAAAAAAGAACTCTTATCTTTAATGTTGCTAAAAATAATGAATATGCAAAATCTTGGATTTCAAAACTCTCATATTATGGAATTGAAGCCATGTTTAGTGACCCGATTTATGGTGGAAACTTTAATCAAATAGCTTGGAATAGCGTAAACCATTCAATAGGAATTCCAAGACCTTTAAAAACTTATGGACAAAAAATATGA
- a CDS encoding flagellar hook-length control protein FliK, producing MLVTNNPLLNILLPNDNKVLKEALKEADSKTLEQLVKNSSGSVNDVLKDLFDNLKNGTKSNSSIENMLKNSTVFKEMGTFSNSLSSMLESITSQDGNPTLEKFKPILENFLKNIKDMDANTLKEQLKNSGVFLESKMAQNPNAKVENILNQIQNLIKDLNTPQSKQVNELITKILQTPNNSDVNANLANLKTLSSALQNLTNSLSKPQTQSLSNLTNQLQNILNEGTLVESKIENTPNYQNLQTKENVTVQNKETQTSTLMQTKQELNPIIKENTLTQSNIQTNLQTKEIINTQTKELLSQLKNELVQNPILQNKNIMPLIDNLLKMDNLFAKNENLSTLLSQNNLSSFTSNFASNLNPLLNDLKQSLENLNPTEHNMQNQVTKLVEKIENIIKDISNPALQKNDNSNINEDMKTVLLKMQDELSSKTDPKSQELNKQIDKLLTQIDYQQLLSLSSNSNSVYLPFLWDMLEDGNISMKKTDEEKFYCQINLTLKDFGKVDLMLALYDKNKLDLTIYAQREHFKTALQENIQKLKVALNSVRLIPVNIKLLDLKEENESKDKPTQAYINNGYNQNLNPNSGVDIRV from the coding sequence ATGTTAGTAACAAATAATCCTTTATTAAATATACTATTACCAAATGATAACAAAGTTTTAAAAGAGGCTTTAAAAGAAGCTGACTCAAAAACATTAGAACAATTAGTTAAAAATAGTAGTGGTTCGGTTAATGATGTTTTAAAAGATTTATTTGATAATTTAAAAAATGGTACAAAATCAAACTCTAGCATTGAAAATATGCTAAAAAATTCTACTGTATTTAAAGAAATGGGAACTTTCTCAAACTCTCTTTCTTCAATGCTAGAATCAATTACATCGCAAGATGGAAATCCAACTTTAGAAAAATTTAAACCAATTTTAGAAAATTTCCTAAAAAATATAAAAGATATGGATGCAAATACCCTAAAAGAACAACTAAAAAATTCAGGTGTTTTTTTGGAGTCAAAAATGGCTCAAAATCCAAATGCAAAAGTTGAAAATATATTAAATCAAATTCAAAATTTGATAAAAGATTTAAATACTCCCCAATCAAAACAAGTAAATGAACTTATAACAAAAATTCTTCAAACACCAAATAATAGTGATGTAAATGCTAATTTGGCAAATCTAAAAACACTTTCAAGTGCTTTACAAAATTTGACAAATTCACTTTCTAAACCCCAAACACAAAGTTTATCAAACCTTACAAATCAATTGCAAAACATTTTAAATGAGGGAACCCTTGTAGAATCAAAAATTGAAAATACACCAAACTATCAAAATTTACAAACAAAAGAGAATGTTACAGTTCAAAATAAAGAAACACAAACATCAACATTGATGCAAACAAAACAAGAACTTAATCCTATAATTAAAGAAAACACTCTAACTCAATCAAATATTCAGACAAACTTGCAAACAAAAGAAATTATAAATACTCAAACAAAAGAGTTACTAAGTCAACTTAAAAATGAGCTAGTTCAAAATCCAATTTTACAAAATAAAAATATTATGCCATTAATTGATAATCTTTTAAAAATGGATAATCTATTTGCAAAAAATGAAAATTTATCTACTTTACTTAGTCAAAATAATTTAAGCAGTTTTACAAGTAACTTTGCATCAAATTTAAATCCTTTATTAAATGATTTAAAACAAAGTTTAGAAAATCTTAATCCAACTGAACATAATATGCAAAATCAAGTAACAAAGTTAGTAGAAAAAATTGAAAATATAATAAAAGATATTTCAAATCCTGCTTTACAAAAAAATGATAATTCTAATATAAATGAAGATATGAAAACAGTTCTATTAAAAATGCAAGATGAATTATCTTCAAAAACTGATCCAAAATCACAAGAATTAAATAAACAAATTGATAAACTTTTAACTCAAATTGATTATCAACAACTTCTATCACTGAGTTCAAATTCAAATAGTGTTTATCTTCCTTTTCTTTGGGATATGTTAGAAGATGGAAATATTTCTATGAAAAAAACTGATGAAGAAAAGTTTTATTGCCAAATAAATCTAACTTTAAAGGATTTTGGAAAAGTTGATTTAATGTTAGCTTTGTATGACAAAAATAAACTTGATTTAACTATTTATGCACAAAGAGAGCATTTTAAAACAGCTTTGCAAGAGAATATACAAAAACTAAAAGTTGCACTAAATAGTGTTCGTTTAATTCCTGTAAATATAAAACTACTTGATTTAAAAGAAGAGAATGAATCAAAAGATAAACCAACACAAGCTTATATAAATAATGGTTACAATCAGAATTTAAATCCAAATTCTGGCGTGGATATAAGGGTATAA
- a CDS encoding EscU/YscU/HrcU family type III secretion system export apparatus switch protein gives MQDNKDFIQKSVALKYDIEKDNAPKIIAKGKGETASNIIKIAKENNIPIRKDEDLIELLSQIDIDKEIPDSMYKAVAEIFSFIYDLSKNKNNIDEKIKERRTNNI, from the coding sequence ATGCAAGATAATAAAGATTTCATTCAAAAATCAGTTGCACTTAAATACGATATAGAAAAAGACAATGCGCCAAAAATTATTGCAAAAGGAAAAGGTGAAACTGCTTCAAATATTATCAAAATTGCAAAAGAAAATAATATTCCTATTAGAAAAGATGAGGATTTGATAGAACTTTTATCACAAATTGATATAGATAAAGAGATTCCTGACTCTATGTATAAAGCCGTTGCTGAAATATTTTCTTTTATCTATGACTTATCAAAAAATAAAAATAATATTGATGAAAAAATAAAAGAAAGAAGAACTAATAATATTTGA
- the mrdA gene encoding penicillin-binding protein 2, giving the protein MNIRLTLIFLIILGIMITLLSRVYFLSIKSNTYYEELSKNNYIKKINKVPIRGMIEDRNGEKLAINEMGFSILVKPHLSSYKHKEKLEQIMDSIIKEFPQFEKDKLIKDYKREDSSYNHDFISVVDYIPYKEFFPKYTILSSKEDIKIESSTKRYYPQKELASHIIGYVGKASKLDILNNELSTYNGIIGKNGLEKFYNSKLQGEMGYKDVKVNALNQEIEILNEKPASIDNNIQISLDIRLQKYIQEVFTGKSGAVVVMNANNGELLASASFPEFDNNIFARGISVKEWNEMRNDFNHPFTNKIINGLYPPGSVIKMGVALAFLDNGVKENFTVNCSGSLTIGNRNFRCWKSTGHGVVTFRRAIAESCDDFFYKGSLKIGINKISHTLDKLGFGQQTGVDQINEFVGVNPNKEWKENKYKQPWYVGETVITSIGQGNMLVTPLQIARYTSYIATGKLPKPHFYKANYEEPKAVDIPSEYLDIIRKGMYDVSYAPKGTASRHISSKITIASKTGTAQVVSIPQAEKVRMKESELQYYERSHAWLTTYGPFENPQYVVTIIEEHGGHGGEAAGEIASKIYDKLDELGYIKPKE; this is encoded by the coding sequence TTGAATATAAGACTAACGCTAATTTTTTTAATAATACTTGGAATCATGATAACTTTATTATCAAGAGTTTATTTTTTAAGTATTAAATCAAACACATATTATGAAGAACTATCAAAAAATAATTACATAAAAAAAATCAATAAAGTTCCAATTAGGGGAATGATTGAAGATAGAAATGGTGAAAAACTTGCTATTAATGAAATGGGTTTTTCCATTCTTGTTAAACCCCATTTAAGCTCGTATAAACATAAAGAAAAATTAGAACAAATTATGGACTCAATTATTAAAGAATTTCCTCAATTTGAAAAAGACAAGTTAATAAAAGATTATAAAAGAGAAGATTCATCTTATAATCATGATTTTATAAGTGTTGTAGACTACATACCTTATAAAGAATTTTTCCCAAAATATACTATTTTGTCTTCAAAAGAAGATATTAAGATTGAATCTTCAACAAAAAGATATTATCCACAAAAAGAGTTAGCTTCGCATATCATTGGATACGTTGGGAAAGCTTCAAAACTTGATATTCTAAATAATGAATTATCAACTTATAATGGAATAATTGGGAAAAATGGTTTAGAAAAATTCTATAACTCAAAATTACAAGGTGAGATGGGTTATAAAGATGTAAAAGTAAATGCTTTAAATCAAGAAATAGAAATACTAAATGAAAAACCAGCTTCTATTGATAATAATATTCAAATATCATTAGATATAAGATTACAAAAATATATTCAAGAGGTATTTACAGGAAAAAGTGGTGCTGTTGTTGTAATGAATGCAAATAATGGAGAATTATTAGCATCAGCTTCTTTCCCAGAATTTGATAATAATATTTTTGCTCGTGGAATTTCAGTAAAAGAATGGAATGAAATGAGAAATGACTTTAATCATCCATTTACAAATAAGATTATAAATGGTCTTTATCCTCCTGGTTCTGTTATAAAAATGGGAGTTGCATTAGCATTTTTGGATAATGGAGTAAAAGAAAACTTTACTGTTAATTGTTCGGGGTCTTTAACTATTGGAAATAGAAATTTTAGATGTTGGAAATCAACAGGACATGGTGTTGTAACATTTAGAAGAGCAATTGCTGAGAGTTGTGATGATTTTTTCTATAAAGGTAGTTTAAAAATTGGAATTAATAAAATTTCTCATACCTTAGATAAATTAGGTTTTGGTCAGCAAACTGGAGTTGATCAAATTAATGAATTTGTTGGAGTTAACCCAAATAAAGAGTGGAAAGAAAACAAATATAAACAACCTTGGTATGTGGGAGAAACAGTAATTACATCAATAGGTCAAGGAAATATGCTTGTAACTCCTTTACAAATAGCTAGATATACAAGTTATATTGCAACAGGGAAATTACCAAAACCTCACTTTTATAAAGCAAATTATGAAGAGCCAAAAGCAGTTGATATTCCATCTGAATATCTAGATATTATCAGAAAAGGTATGTATGATGTTTCTTACGCACCAAAAGGAACAGCTAGCAGACATATTAGCTCTAAAATAACAATTGCTTCAAAAACAGGAACTGCACAAGTTGTTTCTATTCCTCAAGCTGAAAAAGTAAGAATGAAAGAGAGTGAATTACAATATTACGAGAGATCTCATGCATGGCTTACAACATATGGACCATTTGAAAATCCTCAATATGTAGTAACAATAATTGAAGAGCATGGTGGACATGGTGGAGAAGCAGCAGGTGAAATTGCAAGTAAGATTTACGACAAATTAGATGAATTAGGTTATATTAAACCTAAAGAGTAA
- the fliP gene encoding flagellar type III secretion system pore protein FliP (The bacterial flagellar biogenesis protein FliP forms a type III secretion system (T3SS)-type pore required for flagellar assembly.): protein MKFIITLLLFSIFAFAADTAPIVNLSVSGINEPAQFVKTINIALILTLMVLAPTLILMVTSFTRLIIVFSLLRQAMGLQQTPPTQIVISLSLILTIFIMEPYGKKSWEEGIKPYMDEKIGYEVALQKGIQPFKEFMIKNTRESDLALFYRIKKEPNPKNIDDVPLTLLMPSFIVSELRTAFEIGFLIFLPFLVIDIIVASILMSLGMMMLPPAMISLPIKIIFFIIIDGWQLIIGNLSQSFK from the coding sequence TTGAAATTTATAATCACACTTTTACTCTTTTCTATTTTTGCCTTTGCAGCAGATACAGCGCCTATAGTTAATCTTTCAGTTTCAGGTATAAATGAACCTGCACAGTTTGTAAAAACGATTAATATCGCTCTTATTTTAACACTAATGGTATTAGCTCCAACACTAATATTAATGGTTACATCTTTTACTAGACTTATTATTGTATTTTCACTTTTACGACAAGCAATGGGTTTACAACAAACTCCACCAACTCAAATCGTAATATCATTATCATTAATATTAACAATTTTTATAATGGAACCTTATGGTAAGAAATCTTGGGAGGAAGGTATAAAACCTTACATGGATGAAAAAATAGGTTATGAAGTTGCCCTTCAAAAAGGAATTCAACCTTTTAAAGAATTTATGATAAAAAATACAAGAGAATCAGATTTAGCTTTATTTTATAGAATTAAAAAAGAACCAAATCCTAAAAATATAGATGATGTTCCATTAACACTTTTAATGCCATCATTTATTGTAAGTGAACTAAGAACTGCTTTTGAAATTGGATTCTTAATCTTCTTACCTTTTTTAGTAATTGATATTATTGTAGCATCCATATTAATGAGTTTGGGTATGATGATGTTACCACCTGCAATGATCTCCTTACCTATTAAAATCATCTTTTTTATCATAATTGATGGATGGCAGTTAATTATAGGAAATCTGTCTCAATCCTTTAAATAG
- a CDS encoding PAS domain S-box protein: MKGSIKRKLILIILSVTSITSALGYIGFISWYMNEQYKKTLELSNTIGIVISQDVGKLILLDDVSAAADISTQLKSFTNLQKLVLYKKNAKAILQYNIDDKSFEVEKINYNSINKPSKHNNIIKIYHKAIYQDIPLGVVYFEFKIESLSDIIKKDIFIILFIFLYALGISFLLANFFANKFTEPILKLVSFLERIDKTEALSKRVITNETNEFGKLYKEVNTMLERIENSYYILKVASAAFETQSGMIITDAKQKIVQVNKSFTRITGYTLDEVKGKTPAILKSGMHNKEFYENMYNSLNKNNFWMGEINNLKKDGKIINEHLIIQSVLNDKGEILYYIASFLDRTKQKKIENQLEINQQLLLEQSKLAAMGEMLENIAHQWKQPLSIITTLTSGILLNKELNILDDDFLKDGLNNITKSARYMSKTIDDFRDFYNNKIEKKEFNVKNSIEKSLVLLSSKLRKIDVIIIKEIENIVILGYENEIIQVYMNLLSNAIDSLENSNNDIKLVKINTKIQDNNLVLEFLDNAGGIKESIINKIFDSHFTTKDSKSGTGIGLYMSKIIIDKAKGELKVSNKTFEYENKSYTGASFILMLPIK, translated from the coding sequence ATGAAAGGTTCTATCAAAAGAAAATTAATTCTTATTATTTTAAGTGTGACTTCAATTACAAGTGCCTTAGGTTATATAGGTTTTATTTCTTGGTATATGAATGAGCAATATAAAAAAACCTTAGAATTATCAAATACTATAGGAATAGTTATTTCTCAAGATGTGGGGAAACTTATCCTTTTAGATGATGTATCAGCTGCTGCTGATATATCAACTCAATTAAAATCTTTTACAAATCTTCAGAAATTAGTTTTATATAAAAAAAATGCAAAGGCAATACTTCAATACAATATTGATGATAAAAGTTTTGAAGTTGAAAAAATAAATTATAATAGTATAAATAAACCTTCTAAACATAATAATATTATTAAAATTTATCATAAAGCAATTTATCAAGATATACCTTTGGGTGTAGTCTATTTTGAATTTAAAATAGAATCACTAAGTGATATTATTAAAAAAGATATTTTTATAATACTTTTTATATTTTTATATGCTTTAGGAATATCTTTTTTATTAGCAAATTTTTTCGCTAATAAATTTACTGAGCCTATTTTAAAATTAGTATCTTTTTTAGAGCGAATTGATAAAACAGAGGCTTTAAGTAAAAGAGTTATTACAAATGAAACAAATGAGTTTGGGAAGCTTTATAAAGAAGTAAATACTATGCTTGAGAGAATTGAAAATTCTTATTATATATTAAAAGTTGCTTCAGCAGCTTTTGAAACACAAAGTGGAATGATAATAACCGATGCCAAACAAAAAATAGTTCAAGTTAATAAATCTTTTACAAGAATCACCGGATATACTTTGGATGAAGTTAAAGGAAAAACACCTGCTATTTTAAAATCAGGAATGCATAATAAAGAGTTTTATGAAAATATGTATAATTCTTTGAATAAGAATAATTTTTGGATGGGAGAGATAAATAATCTAAAAAAAGATGGGAAAATTATAAATGAGCATTTAATAATTCAATCAGTTTTAAATGATAAAGGTGAAATCCTCTATTATATAGCTTCTTTTTTAGATAGAACTAAACAAAAGAAAATAGAAAATCAACTAGAAATAAATCAACAACTTTTATTAGAACAGTCAAAACTTGCCGCAATGGGAGAGATGTTAGAAAATATTGCTCACCAATGGAAACAACCTTTATCCATAATTACGACATTAACCTCTGGAATTCTTTTAAATAAAGAGTTAAATATATTAGATGATGATTTTTTGAAAGATGGATTAAATAATATTACAAAATCTGCTAGATATATGTCTAAAACTATTGATGATTTTAGAGATTTTTATAATAATAAAATAGAAAAAAAAGAGTTTAATGTAAAAAATTCTATTGAAAAATCTTTAGTATTATTATCTTCAAAACTTAGAAAAATTGATGTGATTATTATTAAAGAGATTGAAAATATAGTTATTTTAGGTTATGAAAATGAAATTATTCAAGTTTATATGAATCTTTTAAGTAACGCCATTGATTCTTTGGAAAATTCAAATAATGATATAAAACTTGTAAAAATTAACACAAAAATTCAGGATAATAATTTAGTTTTAGAATTCCTAGATAATGCAGGTGGAATAAAAGAAAGTATAATTAACAAAATTTTTGATAGTCATTTTACAACAAAAGATAGTAAATCAGGTACTGGAATTGGTTTGTACATGTCAAAAATAATTATAGATAAAGCAAAAGGTGAGTTAAAAGTTTCAAATAAAACTTTTGAGTATGAAAATAAAAGTTACACTGGTGCAAGCTTCATTCTCATGTTGCCTATTAAATAA
- a CDS encoding sulfurtransferase, translating into MKKIFKIPLMILLLVSYLFCNPQEKLVPSITPIEWLKENINNPNVIVVDLRPYADYQKGHLKNAVNIPGLKSLFDDKFFMPKLNILKEVFSDAGIDSNKLVVAYDNGDFIWAARLYWILQTLGHENVGILKVAYGQELIDNFEISTNNYIALKSEFVPRIDNSKIETKLSTLLSIGNKTIIDGRAESHYIGEKSIAKRYGHIPTAENYACTQNFQVNTAGNKMRELSELKEIYKNIPKDKKVLLYCDGGADAALNYIVLQELGYKAAVYDGSWAEWGNDESVPIENPSKK; encoded by the coding sequence ATGAAAAAAATATTCAAAATACCACTTATGATTCTTCTTTTAGTATCATATTTATTTTGTAATCCCCAAGAAAAATTAGTTCCTTCTATTACTCCAATTGAGTGGTTAAAAGAAAATATAAATAATCCCAATGTTATAGTTGTTGATTTACGTCCTTATGCGGATTATCAAAAAGGTCATCTTAAAAATGCTGTGAATATTCCTGGTTTAAAATCTTTATTTGATGATAAATTTTTTATGCCTAAACTTAATATTTTAAAAGAAGTATTTAGTGATGCTGGAATTGATTCAAATAAATTAGTAGTAGCATATGATAATGGTGATTTTATTTGGGCAGCTAGACTTTATTGGATATTACAAACTTTAGGACATGAAAATGTTGGAATTCTAAAAGTTGCTTATGGACAAGAATTAATAGATAATTTTGAAATATCAACAAATAATTATATTGCTTTAAAAAGTGAATTTGTTCCAAGAATTGATAATTCAAAAATAGAAACAAAATTAAGCACTTTACTCTCTATTGGAAATAAAACAATAATTGATGGAAGAGCAGAATCTCACTATATTGGTGAAAAATCAATTGCAAAAAGATATGGACACATACCAACTGCAGAAAATTATGCGTGTACTCAAAATTTTCAAGTAAATACAGCTGGAAATAAAATGCGAGAACTTTCAGAATTAAAAGAAATTTATAAAAATATTCCAAAAGATAAAAAAGTTCTTTTATACTGTGATGGAGGAGCTGATGCTGCATTGAATTATATTGTTTTACAAGAATTAGGTTATAAAGCTGCTGTCTATGATGGTTCTTGGGCTGAATGGGGAAATGATGAATCAGTGCCTATTGAGAATCCATCTAAAAAGTAG